Proteins from a single region of Deltaproteobacteria bacterium:
- a CDS encoding mechanosensitive ion channel family protein, which produces MIGDILQREFYHNRISEYLICLAIIVGGILAVRVFETFALRRLKAWAEKTSSTWDDFLVDRIHRTAIPLAWLGIVQAALRVLTLTPRVERIIDMAGIVLLTLLVIVFTVALVRYGFEEYMRKQGENASRDRALKGVVSLAKALVWITGVLFLLDNLGFRISTVVAGLGIGGIALALAAQAILGDLFGYFVILFDRPFEIGDFVVVGDHMGVIERFGIKTTRIASLDGEQIVVSNKDLTDSRVRNFKRMAKRRVAFRLGVTYQTPLERLREIPGIVADVFREIEGATLDRVHFFSYGDFSLIYEVVYYVDGNDYTRYMDVQQAANLRIYEEFGKRRIEFAYPTQTLYLTGT; this is translated from the coding sequence ATGATCGGGGACATTCTGCAGCGGGAGTTCTACCACAACCGGATCTCGGAGTACCTCATCTGCCTGGCGATCATCGTGGGGGGCATCCTCGCGGTGCGGGTCTTCGAGACCTTTGCCCTGCGGCGCCTCAAGGCATGGGCGGAAAAGACCTCGTCGACATGGGACGACTTCCTCGTGGACCGGATCCACCGGACCGCGATTCCGCTGGCCTGGCTCGGGATCGTCCAGGCCGCCCTTCGGGTCCTGACGCTCACGCCCCGGGTCGAGCGGATCATCGACATGGCCGGGATCGTCCTCCTGACGCTCCTTGTCATCGTCTTCACCGTCGCTCTCGTGCGGTACGGCTTCGAGGAATACATGCGGAAACAGGGGGAGAACGCCTCCCGGGACCGCGCGCTGAAGGGGGTCGTCAGCCTCGCGAAGGCCCTGGTCTGGATCACCGGCGTCCTCTTTCTGCTCGACAACCTCGGATTCAGGATCTCCACCGTGGTCGCGGGGCTCGGCATCGGCGGGATCGCGCTCGCCCTCGCGGCACAGGCCATCCTCGGGGACCTGTTCGGCTACTTCGTCATCCTGTTCGACCGCCCCTTCGAGATCGGCGACTTCGTCGTCGTCGGCGACCATATGGGCGTCATCGAACGCTTCGGGATCAAGACCACGCGGATCGCAAGCCTCGATGGAGAACAGATCGTCGTGTCCAACAAGGACCTCACCGACTCGAGGGTGCGCAACTTCAAGCGGATGGCGAAGCGGCGCGTGGCGTTCCGGCTCGGCGTGACGTACCAGACCCCGCTGGAGCGGCTCCGGGAGATCCCCGGGATCGTCGCGGACGTCTTCCGGGAGATCGAGGGGGCGACCCTGGACCGGGTCCACTTCTTCTCCTACGGGGACTTCAGCCTGATCTACGAGGTCGTCTACTACGTCGACGGGAACGACTACACGAGGTACATGGACGTGCAGCAGGCGGCCAACCTGCGGATCTACGAGGAGTTCGGGAAGCGCCGGATCGAGTTCGCCTACCCGACCCAGACCCTGTACCTGACCGGGACCTGA
- a CDS encoding peptidoglycan DD-metalloendopeptidase family protein → MRKKLVATGAVLAAVVLAFFLGDPFVRDPGPAPVSVDPGKDPPREIVDTVLKGETVSAIFEKHHLDIGELFRMRQASANVHPLKNISAGRPYTITLDPDNNVLSLAYHINDEEILRVVRSEPGFRADKVAIEYERRIGTLVGIVRSNLVSALPGGGESALLAIELSDIFSWDVDFNTDFRKGDTFRILVEERWLDGAFRKYGDILAAELSVDGHRYRAYRFEAGGRADYFDDEGKSMRKAFLKAPLSYRRISSGFTKRRMHPILKIARPHFGVDYAAPAGTPVSTVGDGTVVFAGYKGPNGNLVIVRHPNGYTTSYGHLSRIVKGIRRGAMVRQGDVIGKVGATGLATGPHLDFRIRRHGTFLDPLTVNLPHGGAVPPNRMADFRGVREAFAPSLAALIPILHVRAGSPGDSAP, encoded by the coding sequence ATGCGAAAGAAACTGGTCGCCACAGGCGCGGTTCTCGCCGCCGTGGTCCTCGCCTTTTTCCTCGGCGACCCCTTCGTGCGGGATCCGGGGCCGGCCCCGGTATCCGTCGATCCCGGGAAAGATCCACCGCGGGAGATCGTCGACACGGTCCTCAAGGGTGAAACCGTGTCGGCGATCTTCGAAAAGCACCACCTGGACATCGGCGAACTGTTCCGGATGCGGCAGGCGTCCGCGAACGTCCACCCGCTGAAGAACATCTCCGCGGGAAGGCCGTACACGATCACCCTCGACCCGGACAACAACGTCCTCTCCCTCGCCTACCACATCAACGACGAGGAGATCCTGCGGGTCGTCCGCTCGGAGCCAGGCTTCCGGGCCGACAAGGTGGCCATCGAATACGAGCGTCGGATCGGAACGCTGGTCGGCATCGTCCGGTCGAATCTCGTCTCCGCCCTTCCCGGGGGCGGCGAATCGGCCCTGCTGGCGATCGAGCTCTCCGACATCTTCTCCTGGGACGTCGACTTCAACACGGATTTCCGGAAAGGGGACACGTTCCGGATCCTGGTGGAGGAACGATGGCTCGACGGCGCGTTCCGGAAATACGGCGACATCCTCGCGGCGGAACTCTCCGTGGACGGCCACCGGTACCGGGCGTACCGCTTCGAGGCGGGGGGCCGGGCGGACTACTTCGACGACGAGGGGAAATCGATGAGGAAGGCGTTCCTGAAGGCGCCGTTGAGCTATCGGAGGATCTCCTCGGGGTTCACGAAGCGAAGGATGCACCCGATCCTGAAGATCGCGAGGCCCCATTTCGGCGTGGACTACGCGGCGCCCGCGGGCACCCCGGTTTCCACCGTGGGGGACGGCACCGTGGTCTTCGCCGGGTACAAGGGTCCGAACGGGAACCTCGTGATCGTCCGGCACCCGAACGGGTACACGACCTCCTACGGGCACCTCTCCCGGATCGTGAAGGGGATCCGGCGGGGAGCGATGGTCCGGCAGGGGGACGTCATCGGGAAGGTCGGCGCGACGGGGCTGGCGACCGGACCCCACCTGGATTTCCGCATCCGCCGGCACGGCACGTTCCTGGACCCGTTGACCGTGAATCTCCCTCATGGCGGGGCCGTCCCCCCGAACCGGATGGCGGACTTCCGCGGCGTCCGGGAGGCCTTCGCGCCGTCCCTGGCCGCATTAATCCCGATCCTCCACGTCAGGGCCGGATCCCCGGGCGATTCCGCTCCGTGA